Proteins encoded within one genomic window of Amycolatopsis sp. 2-15:
- a CDS encoding glycohydrolase toxin TNT-related protein (This protein contains a domain related to Tuberculosis Necrotizing Toxin, which is the C-terminal effector domain of outer membrane channel protein CpnT, and which has a lethal NAD+-glycohydrolase activity.), with the protein MRGAFARANSQNVPVAQPTTQLNATEQDTLVKQIGLALLRAAPRDWRKVTVEYRAVGRYHELTGEIRTEDGTGQEWVATHDIATLFGRLRAGMYRDGRGTWFNARYQLDHPSSYNLEYNREEPTWHLAPPPQAYQDELRMFPRTEENVPEWLIRRLSGLGPEQPGPHFRIARIFDTIGPAGRPVINRPDLDVAEQDRLLDYLDHAPVVVQDRGYDIDRLAQTPEATVPVAFHSDGQWIWPAAVNFYLRQYGVSPEPDLVEHIRSNGFQLPQVDDGALQGAAAYLTRGSQQQRPGPPPQQQQPQQQPMPPAPPAAQAPQAPAPEAAAPAPVDVPLAVHTPPAEPDAPAEPPFEQVFDGPGPQHEDGPGFENEQYQDERYDEFGDRFAGEDHFEDQQHADFETAHDQAPSGAGSNAGAVPNGAGADNPTPVAERTAMYAPVDPNTAPPAHEEQQRTAMYAPVDPSAAPPQQHDEQRTALYAPVDPNSAPPEEDAEQTALYAPVDAVGAEQPLEEEPVLFTHTDEPSRHEEPAEQHTALYAPADRGAEQYEDTEQYENAEPFEDAQSFEGGQPLENTQTFENSQSFENGQHFEAGQYDQAGQYQDEQYEDDEHYEEQPYGESQYGDQPRDSGGPAGREPDFDSGPPTTMITPDEGVPGVLPVPELPMAPRAGVRPEPAAARQAPQRQPQQPPRRPRRELPAEPALAKLQTRLDELDVPDAAYQLGTPTERGWTVEQVDEGWRVGWYDGELINPAVFGDSDDAAAFMLGKVLLHPDGHEPAEEQPPAPPAEPVAEAPKPPVVATLSPEVATGSFPVRPREAVPPQEQTAFTSAEELLGDEPEAEEPPQRQVPPPPQPPTQVTPPVQPLQRREPPMPPAPPVGGGLGLPTGPGVPPGAPVGGPGGPGGPGGLGLGGPTGPGGPGGPGAPVAPPRREEPGRANGAPRAASGGGGNNQWPIGPLSGEPPLTLFRGKEMRELPAGSELDRFGGPNGNLTYAAGTPFEERSLVPEWVNRPYHVYRVQRPLETLAGVAIPWFNQPGGGSAYLLPASIEELLAEGDLLELEPGEPPID; encoded by the coding sequence ATGCGGGGTGCGTTCGCGCGCGCGAACAGTCAAAATGTTCCCGTGGCACAACCGACGACGCAGCTGAACGCGACCGAGCAGGACACACTGGTCAAGCAGATCGGACTCGCCCTGCTGCGCGCAGCACCACGCGACTGGCGCAAGGTCACGGTGGAGTATCGGGCCGTCGGCCGCTACCACGAGCTGACGGGCGAGATCCGCACCGAAGACGGCACCGGGCAGGAGTGGGTCGCCACCCACGACATCGCGACGCTCTTCGGCCGGCTGCGCGCGGGCATGTACCGCGACGGCCGCGGCACGTGGTTCAACGCGCGCTACCAGCTCGACCACCCGTCCAGCTACAACCTCGAGTACAACCGCGAGGAGCCCACGTGGCACCTTGCGCCGCCGCCCCAGGCGTACCAGGACGAGCTGCGCATGTTCCCCCGGACAGAGGAGAACGTGCCGGAGTGGCTGATCCGGCGCCTGTCCGGCCTCGGCCCCGAGCAGCCCGGCCCGCACTTCCGCATCGCGCGGATCTTCGACACGATCGGCCCCGCCGGGCGCCCGGTCATCAACCGGCCCGACCTCGACGTCGCCGAGCAGGACCGCCTGCTCGACTACCTCGATCACGCGCCCGTGGTGGTGCAGGACCGCGGCTACGACATCGACCGCCTCGCGCAGACGCCCGAGGCGACCGTGCCCGTGGCCTTCCACAGCGACGGGCAGTGGATCTGGCCCGCGGCCGTGAACTTCTACCTGCGTCAGTACGGCGTCTCGCCCGAGCCCGACCTGGTGGAGCACATCCGGTCCAACGGCTTCCAGCTGCCGCAGGTCGACGACGGCGCGCTGCAGGGCGCCGCCGCGTACCTCACGCGGGGCAGCCAGCAGCAGCGTCCGGGCCCGCCGCCGCAACAGCAGCAACCGCAGCAGCAGCCCATGCCGCCCGCTCCCCCGGCCGCGCAGGCGCCGCAGGCCCCGGCTCCCGAAGCCGCTGCGCCGGCGCCGGTCGACGTGCCGCTCGCCGTGCACACGCCCCCCGCCGAGCCGGATGCGCCGGCCGAACCGCCGTTCGAGCAGGTCTTCGACGGGCCCGGCCCGCAGCACGAGGACGGCCCGGGCTTCGAGAACGAGCAGTACCAGGACGAGCGCTACGACGAGTTCGGCGACCGCTTCGCCGGCGAGGACCACTTCGAGGACCAGCAGCACGCGGACTTCGAGACGGCCCACGACCAGGCGCCCAGCGGCGCCGGGTCTAACGCGGGCGCGGTGCCGAACGGGGCCGGGGCCGACAACCCGACGCCGGTGGCCGAGCGGACCGCGATGTACGCGCCCGTGGACCCGAACACCGCACCGCCGGCGCACGAAGAGCAGCAACGCACGGCGATGTACGCGCCCGTCGACCCCAGCGCCGCTCCGCCGCAGCAGCACGACGAGCAGCGGACGGCCCTGTACGCACCGGTCGACCCGAACTCCGCCCCGCCGGAGGAGGACGCCGAGCAGACCGCGCTGTACGCGCCCGTCGACGCCGTCGGAGCCGAGCAGCCGCTCGAGGAAGAGCCGGTGCTGTTCACCCACACTGATGAACCTTCGCGCCATGAAGAGCCGGCCGAGCAGCACACCGCGCTGTACGCCCCGGCCGACCGCGGCGCCGAGCAGTACGAAGACACCGAGCAGTACGAAAACGCCGAGCCGTTCGAGGACGCGCAGTCGTTCGAGGGTGGCCAGCCGCTCGAGAATACGCAGACGTTCGAGAACAGCCAGTCGTTCGAGAACGGTCAGCACTTCGAAGCCGGCCAGTACGACCAGGCGGGCCAGTACCAGGACGAGCAGTACGAGGACGACGAGCACTACGAGGAGCAGCCGTACGGCGAGTCCCAGTACGGCGACCAGCCGCGCGACAGCGGCGGCCCCGCCGGCCGGGAACCGGACTTCGACTCGGGCCCGCCGACCACGATGATCACGCCCGACGAGGGTGTGCCGGGTGTCCTGCCGGTGCCCGAGCTGCCGATGGCCCCGCGCGCCGGCGTCCGGCCGGAACCGGCCGCCGCACGGCAGGCCCCGCAGCGGCAGCCCCAGCAGCCGCCGAGACGGCCGCGCCGCGAGCTGCCGGCCGAACCCGCGCTGGCGAAGCTGCAGACGCGGCTCGACGAGCTGGACGTGCCGGACGCCGCCTACCAGCTGGGCACGCCGACCGAACGCGGCTGGACCGTGGAGCAGGTGGACGAGGGCTGGCGCGTCGGCTGGTACGACGGCGAGCTGATCAACCCGGCCGTGTTCGGCGACTCCGACGACGCCGCCGCGTTCATGCTCGGCAAGGTCCTGCTGCACCCCGACGGCCACGAGCCCGCCGAGGAGCAGCCGCCCGCGCCGCCGGCAGAGCCCGTGGCCGAAGCCCCGAAGCCGCCGGTGGTGGCGACGCTTTCGCCGGAGGTCGCCACGGGTTCGTTCCCGGTGCGCCCGCGCGAGGCCGTGCCGCCGCAGGAGCAGACGGCGTTCACCTCGGCCGAGGAGCTGCTGGGCGACGAGCCCGAGGCCGAAGAGCCGCCGCAGCGTCAGGTCCCCCCGCCCCCGCAGCCGCCGACTCAGGTGACCCCGCCGGTTCAGCCGCTGCAGCGCCGGGAGCCGCCGATGCCGCCCGCGCCCCCCGTGGGTGGTGGGCTGGGCCTGCCGACCGGGCCCGGAGTGCCGCCGGGTGCTCCCGTCGGTGGACCGGGTGGGCCCGGTGGGCCTGGCGGTCTTGGGCTCGGTGGCCCCACCGGTCCTGGTGGGCCCGGTGGACCGGGTGCGCCCGTCGCGCCGCCGCGTCGGGAAGAGCCGGGACGGGCCAACGGAGCGCCGCGTGCCGCCTCCGGTGGTGGCGGCAACAACCAGTGGCCGATCGGGCCGTTGTCGGGTGAACCGCCGCTGACGTTGTTCCGCGGCAAGGAAATGCGGGAGCTGCCAGCGGGCAGCGAGCTCGACCGCTTCGGCGGCCCGAACGGCAACCTGACCTATGCCGCGGGCACGCCGTTCGAGGAGCGTTCGCTGGTACCGGAGTGGGTGAACCGGCCGTATCACGTGTACCGCGTGCAGCGCCCGCTCGAGACGCTCGCCGGCGTCGCGATCCCGTGGTTCAACCAGCCCGGCGGGGGTTCGGCGTACCTGCTGCCCGCCTCGATCGAGGAACTGCTGGCCGAAGGCGACCTGCTCGAACTGGAGCCGGGCGAACCGCCGATCGACTGA
- a CDS encoding pentapeptide repeat-containing protein → MIETGEDYRDAVLSGQWWEKRQFTGCDFTEADLRDLRTRGCTFDNCDFTKADLAGSRHDASAFRSCTFDRAVLADSRWSSCSLLGSSFVDCRFLGIALTECDLSLASLARGRLRKLHLSGLRMREVNLTEADLTGSDLRDSDLTGARLLGAKLPGADLRGTRLDANALVQADLRGAYVDVETAIGFAAAHGLIVK, encoded by the coding sequence GTGATCGAGACCGGTGAGGACTACCGCGACGCCGTACTTTCCGGGCAGTGGTGGGAAAAGCGCCAGTTCACGGGCTGCGACTTCACCGAGGCCGACCTGCGTGACCTGCGCACGCGCGGCTGCACGTTCGACAACTGCGACTTCACCAAGGCCGACCTCGCCGGCTCGCGCCACGACGCGTCGGCCTTCCGCAGCTGCACGTTCGACCGCGCGGTGCTCGCCGACAGCCGGTGGTCGTCGTGCTCGCTGCTCGGTTCGTCCTTTGTGGACTGCCGGTTCCTCGGCATCGCGCTCACGGAGTGCGACCTGTCGCTGGCCTCACTCGCCCGCGGCCGGCTGCGCAAGCTGCACCTGTCCGGCCTGCGCATGCGCGAGGTCAACCTCACCGAGGCCGACCTGACCGGCTCCGACCTGCGCGACTCCGACCTCACCGGCGCCCGCCTCCTCGGCGCCAAGCTCCCCGGTGCCGACCTGCGCGGCACCCGGCTCGACGCCAACGCCCTCGTGCAGGCCGACCTGCGCGGCGCCTACGTCGACGTCGAGACGGCCATCGGGTTCGCCGCCGCCCACGGCCTCATCGTCAAGTAA
- a CDS encoding error-prone DNA polymerase, translated as MGWNNPPVPWQDLARALSGDGGVPPGDHGDSPAWGRKRDVYRRPADVPPPRSEVESGPRVPYAELHCHSNFSFLDGASHPEELVEEAARLGLDAIALTDHDGMYGVVRFAEAAKELGVATVFGTELSFGLSAPQNGVADPEGEHLLLLARGDDGYRSLCRAITAGQLRGDDTPDREQAEKGRPVYDLRAVAEEVTGQCAVLTGCRKGSVRQALLSEGPAAAATQLRKLVELFGRDNVYVELFDHGQPLDSTHNDLLADLANDFGLPTVATTAAHYARPERGRLADAVAAIRARRSIDDLEGWLPSDGAAFLRSGTEMAERFRRYPGAVQRSALLGVECSFKLELLAPELPPFDVPEGHTETTYLRELTMKGAAERYLGKEDETAGYAQIEHELKIIEDLGFPGYFLIVWDIVRFCRDNTILCQGRGSAANSAVCYALGITKVDPVKYKLLFERFLAPDRDGYPDIDLDIESDRREEAIQYVFAKHGRLNTAQVANVITYRARSAIRDAARALGYSPGQQDAWSKQIDRWGALRSTEKDHDHDIPDDVVQLAFALEDFPRHLGIHSGGMVICQEPVSQVVPVEWARMENRSVVQWEKEDCAAAGLVKFDLLGLGMLSALHYMLDLVEEYKHEKIDLADLDLKDQNIYRMLCRADAIGVFQVESRAQLATLPRLRPEEFYDLAVEVALIRPGPIQGGSVHPYIRRKQKREEWEYDHPLLKNALHKTKGVPLFQEQLMQIALDVANFTAAEADQLRHAMGSKRSERKMELLRRRFLDGATANGLELELAEKIFLKLKAFANFGFPESHALSFAYLVFASAYFKYYHPDAFCAGLLRAQPMGFYSPQSLVADARRHGVTVLGPDINRSVAHATLEPLPDNGKLHAVRGGLGTVRLIGDELAEKIVAERSHGEFASMSDLARRVRLTAPQLEALATAGAFSCFGGDRRQALWSAGAVAQDRPEKLPGTAPGVDAPTLPGMDELDLAAADVWATGLSPDSYPTEFVRDHLDTLGVVPAARLLDQPDGARVLVGGAVTHRQRPATAGGVTFINLEDETGMVNVVCTLGLWQRFHRVARSSTALLVRGVVEKADGVASVRAQKLEPLPLRIRAKSRDFR; from the coding sequence ATGGGCTGGAACAACCCGCCCGTGCCCTGGCAGGACCTCGCGCGAGCCCTGTCCGGCGACGGTGGCGTGCCGCCCGGCGACCACGGCGACAGCCCGGCGTGGGGCCGAAAGCGCGACGTCTACCGCCGCCCCGCCGACGTGCCGCCGCCGCGTAGCGAGGTGGAGTCCGGGCCGCGCGTGCCCTACGCCGAGCTGCACTGCCACTCCAACTTCAGCTTCCTCGACGGCGCCAGCCACCCCGAGGAGCTCGTGGAGGAGGCCGCGCGGCTCGGCCTCGACGCCATCGCGCTCACCGACCACGACGGCATGTACGGCGTCGTCCGCTTCGCCGAAGCCGCGAAGGAGCTGGGCGTCGCCACAGTCTTCGGCACCGAGCTGAGCTTCGGCCTCTCCGCCCCGCAGAACGGCGTCGCCGACCCCGAAGGCGAGCACCTGCTCCTGCTCGCGCGCGGCGACGACGGCTACCGCAGCCTCTGCCGCGCCATCACCGCCGGCCAGCTGCGTGGTGACGACACCCCGGACCGGGAGCAGGCCGAAAAGGGCCGTCCCGTCTACGATCTGCGCGCCGTCGCCGAGGAAGTCACCGGCCAGTGCGCCGTGCTCACCGGCTGCCGCAAGGGCTCCGTCCGGCAAGCGCTGCTGAGCGAAGGCCCGGCCGCCGCGGCCACGCAGCTGAGAAAACTGGTGGAGCTCTTCGGCCGCGACAACGTCTACGTCGAGCTCTTCGACCACGGCCAGCCCCTCGACAGCACCCACAACGACCTCCTCGCCGACCTGGCGAACGACTTCGGCCTGCCCACCGTCGCCACCACCGCCGCGCACTACGCCCGCCCCGAACGCGGCCGCCTCGCCGACGCCGTCGCCGCGATCCGCGCGCGCCGCAGCATCGACGACCTCGAAGGCTGGCTGCCCAGCGACGGCGCCGCCTTCCTGCGTTCCGGCACGGAAATGGCCGAGCGTTTCCGGCGTTACCCCGGCGCAGTGCAGCGCTCGGCGCTGCTGGGCGTGGAATGCTCGTTCAAGCTGGAACTCCTCGCGCCCGAGCTGCCACCGTTCGACGTGCCCGAGGGCCACACCGAGACGACATATCTGCGCGAGCTCACGATGAAGGGCGCCGCAGAGCGATACCTCGGCAAGGAAGACGAAACCGCCGGGTACGCCCAGATCGAGCACGAGCTGAAGATCATCGAAGACCTGGGCTTCCCCGGTTACTTCCTGATCGTCTGGGACATCGTGCGCTTCTGCCGCGACAACACCATCCTCTGCCAGGGCCGGGGCTCGGCCGCCAACTCCGCCGTCTGCTACGCGCTGGGCATCACCAAGGTCGACCCGGTGAAGTACAAGCTGCTCTTCGAACGCTTCCTCGCCCCCGACCGCGACGGTTACCCCGACATCGACCTCGACATCGAGTCCGACCGCCGCGAAGAGGCCATCCAGTACGTCTTCGCCAAACACGGCCGCCTCAACACCGCACAGGTCGCCAACGTGATCACCTACCGCGCCCGCTCCGCGATCCGCGACGCCGCCCGCGCGCTCGGCTACTCACCCGGCCAGCAGGATGCGTGGAGCAAGCAGATCGACCGCTGGGGAGCGCTGCGCAGCACCGAAAAGGACCACGACCACGACATCCCCGACGACGTCGTGCAGCTCGCGTTCGCGCTCGAGGACTTTCCACGCCACCTCGGGATCCACTCCGGCGGCATGGTGATCTGCCAGGAGCCGGTGAGCCAGGTCGTGCCCGTGGAGTGGGCGCGGATGGAGAACCGCAGCGTGGTGCAGTGGGAGAAGGAGGACTGCGCCGCGGCCGGGCTGGTGAAGTTCGACCTGCTGGGCCTGGGCATGTTGTCGGCGCTGCACTACATGCTCGACCTCGTCGAGGAGTACAAGCACGAGAAGATCGACCTGGCCGACCTGGATCTGAAGGACCAGAACATCTACCGGATGCTCTGCCGCGCCGACGCGATCGGCGTGTTCCAGGTGGAGAGCCGCGCGCAGCTGGCCACGCTGCCGCGGCTGCGGCCGGAGGAGTTCTACGACCTGGCCGTGGAGGTCGCGCTCATCCGTCCCGGGCCGATCCAGGGCGGCTCCGTGCACCCGTACATCCGGCGCAAGCAGAAGCGCGAGGAGTGGGAGTACGACCACCCGCTGCTGAAGAACGCGTTGCACAAGACCAAAGGCGTGCCGCTGTTCCAGGAGCAGCTGATGCAGATCGCGCTCGACGTCGCGAACTTCACCGCGGCGGAGGCCGACCAGCTGCGCCACGCGATGGGGTCCAAGCGCTCCGAGCGGAAGATGGAGCTGCTGCGCCGGCGGTTCCTCGACGGCGCCACCGCCAACGGTCTGGAGCTGGAGCTCGCGGAGAAGATCTTCCTGAAGCTCAAGGCGTTCGCGAACTTCGGCTTCCCGGAGAGCCACGCGCTGAGCTTCGCGTACCTGGTGTTCGCGAGCGCGTATTTCAAGTACTACCACCCGGACGCGTTCTGCGCGGGGCTGCTGCGCGCGCAGCCGATGGGGTTCTACTCACCGCAGTCTTTGGTGGCCGACGCGCGGCGCCACGGCGTCACGGTGCTCGGCCCCGACATCAACCGCAGCGTGGCACACGCGACGCTGGAACCGTTGCCGGACAACGGAAAACTTCACGCGGTCCGCGGTGGCCTCGGCACCGTGCGGCTGATCGGCGACGAGTTGGCGGAGAAGATCGTGGCCGAGCGGTCACACGGGGAGTTCGCGAGCATGTCCGACCTCGCCCGCCGCGTGCGGCTCACCGCGCCGCAGCTGGAGGCCCTCGCCACCGCCGGCGCCTTCAGCTGCTTCGGCGGCGACCGCCGGCAGGCCCTGTGGTCCGCGGGCGCCGTCGCGCAGGACCGCCCGGAGAAGCTGCCCGGCACGGCGCCCGGCGTCGACGCCCCGACTCTGCCGGGCATGGACGAGCTCGACCTCGCCGCCGCCGACGTTTGGGCCACGGGCCTCTCGCCGGACAGCTACCCGACGGAGTTCGTGCGCGACCACCTCGACACCCTGGGCGTCGTCCCAGCCGCCCGCCTGCTCGACCAGCCCGACGGCGCCCGCGTCCTCGTCGGCGGTGCCGTCACGCACCGCCAGCGCCCCGCCACCGCCGGCGGCGTCACCTTCATCAACCTCGAAGACGAGACGGGCATGGTCAACGTCGTCTGCACCCTCGGCCTCTGGCAACGCTTCCACCGCGTCGCGCGCTCCAGCACCGCTCTGCTGGTCCGCGGCGTCGTCGAAAAGGCCGACGGCGTGGCGAGCGTGCGGGCTCAGAAGCTGGAGCCCCTGCCCCTGCGGATCAGGGCGAAGTCGCGGGACTTCCGGTGA